aattgaGCCAAAGgtttattaaaaacaaCAATACTCATAAAAACATTAATCACTAGCAAGAAAAATTGAGAaccataaatatttttatagcCTAAAACACTTGCTTGCTTAACATTGACGTTttctgaattatttgacAGACCTAATTCAATACATAATGGACCCATAAGCCAACCAATGTTTGCTGCTACGAGTGAAAACCCTGCTAATGTTCTTGACAATGTGAAGTTCATGGTTTTAATATCCATtcctttaaataaattcacTGACCATGAAGGAACAGTAATTTCTAAACTGGTTATAAaccaataaataaaattcatcaatagGAAACATCTCAAAAATCCATTAATCCAAAATGGTGCTGCACCTTGATATGAACTTGATAATCTAAAATATCCTTTAACTAAAGATGGtatcaaaaatatcataataaataataaacccATGATATATGGggaataattattatcaattgtgAAAGTGGGTTTGCAGAAATCCCCTTGTTCTTCTCTACAGATTGTAATCGTAGAAACAAGTCTTgtcaaaataattaataatatggAATGATATGAACCCAAGATACGAGATTCTTTGCTTAATGGTAGAGAGTCTGGATATGGATcttccatttttttattcaattcagCAGCAACATCATCCAGTTCATCAGTATTAGTGATGAccttctttttgttttccaCATAAAGACCGCTTAACAAAGCTACTGTTGATTGCCTCTTTGGAACAAAGACAAATTCATATAAGGTTAAACAACCGAatgaagttaaaaaaaagccaACTATTTTATCTTCCCAAATAGTGAAACTATTTGATGCAAACAATAAGGAATGTAATATTACGAAAATACCAGCCACTCTTGTCCAATAGTCACCaaagaattcaaaaaatcTGCAAATCAACCATTTGATGGAATAATGATCTAATAGAGGAATCATGATACCAAGGATGATACCAATAGCAGTTGAGAATAAAGACGTCCAAATGAAGTGACCATTTAAGAAACGTAATGGGTGATGCTGTGAAGCAGAAGTTGGGAAAACATAGAAGGTaccaaaaaatatcaagttcaaaatgaaaatcaaacaaataattaatgGGACAAATTCTGTGACCAATTTATTGATAACGATTGATGGAATCAATTGAGTTAAAATGATTAAGTATACTAAAGAGATAAATAAGAAGGTGATCCCAATAGCAATACTAATATAATCGAATCTTGCCCATAGATCTTTACAGACCTCTAATAATTGGATTTGGTAATCATggtataaatttttttcgaataattcatctaatAGCAAATTTCTTTCATCATCTGAAGTCAATAAATTACTTGTTTCTTTGAAAGTATGTAATTGTTGAACTGTTATATTTTGGAACATTTCCAACTGTTGGGAATTTTGTGCAATTTCATCGATTGGCCAACCTAAACTATTAAAAGGGATTTGGagatctaataataatgataaggTGGGTACTAAATCAATTTGATTAACTTGTTTATAACTTTCACCaaaattggaaatattaTACGAAGTTTCATAATCTTTATCCAGTGTgaaactattttttttcttagcA
This genomic stretch from Henningerozyma blattae CBS 6284 chromosome 1, complete genome harbors:
- the TBLA0A08500 gene encoding GPI ethanolamine phosphate transferase 3 (similar to Saccharomyces cerevisiae GPI13 (YLL031C); ancestral locus Anc_4.28) produces the protein MDEKQLRQQEMLLQNGLNPNFDGNDSNFTDSPRNIADNLYKQRNRKFKKLHILYVFFIFSIAILQFISIAFFSRGFLLTRNVLDNISTDNNPNSILNDKPQFDKTVILIVDALRFNFVIPVDVDSMDYNPNYHNNIDVLYDTFKNSQDSSSVLLKFIADPPTTTMQRLKGLTTGTLPTFIDAGSNFDGSVILEDNLIKQLYLNKFWNDIYFVGDDTWDALFKPYLNQQFSRPFDSLNVWDLDTVDNGVISYFHEYLIDQSSKDQMTYKTLIGHMLGVDHVGHKYGPNHFTMKEKQLQINQFLKEIINSIDDNTLLVVMGDHGMDHTGNHGGDSVDELESTLFMYAKKKNSFTLDKDYETSYNISNFGESYKQVNQIDLVPTLSLLLDLQIPFNSLGWPIDEIAQNSQQLEMFQNITVQQLHTFKETSNLLTSDDERNLLLDELFEKNLYHDYQIQLLEVCKDLWARFDYISIAIGITFLFISLVYLIILTQLIPSIVINKLVTEFVPLIICLIFILNLIFFGTFYVFPTSASQHHPLRFLNGHFIWTSLFSTAIGIILGIMIPLLDHYSIKWLICRFFEFFGDYWTRVAGIFVILHSLLFASNSFTIWEDKIVGFFLTSFGCLTLYEFVFVPKRQSTVALLSGLYVENKKKVITNTDELDDVAAELNKKMEDPYPDSLPLSKESRILGSYHSILLIILTRLVSTITICREEQGDFCKPTFTIDNNYSPYIMGLLFIMIFLIPSLVKGYFRLSSSYQGAAPFWINGFLRCFLLMNFIYWFITSLEITVPSWSVNLFKGMDIKTMNFTLSRTLAGFSLVAANIGWLMGPLCIELGLSNNSENVNVKQASVLGYKNIYGSQFFLLVINVFMSIVVFNKPLAQLSIFAMLLQLLTILEIIDLFRLKQNIIGPVALGLLCYQQYFTTGHQATIPSIQWDMGFILSPSITFPLTHIGLFLNTFGPHIIVSLSVALLTFWRQPPSILNPQTLLARIVSSCGGLAIYNTVLCLSSFIFVTHFRRHLMVWKIFCPRYLFASASLLITQFIVVFVTIAFASGRLIRQINELFWRQ